GACCAACCTAGACCTCTCTGCGCCTGCAACTCCGGGGAGTTTAGATTTCGGTCAAGTGAGAGATGGTAGTGGTAATCTCTTCTCAGAAGATTTCAGCTTTGATGATGCTTTAAACAGCATTAGCGGACCCGATAACACTCAGGTACAAAATTCTCGCACTGTTCTCACCAGCTTGAATGCCTCTGATGGGTTGGGTATTACCTTCCCGATTCTCAGTCCAGAGAATATCTTTAAGCTTTTGTTTGGGCAGACGGCTGATCTCGTCAACTGGCAACTGCCTGTTCTCAGTGCTGAATTTAGCTTTAGCCAACGCTTTGGCCCGATTATTCCGCCTTTCCCTATCTTTGCCGAACTGGGTGGCGCATTGAGCATGTTTGCTGACTTCCGCGTAGGTCTCGATACCCGTGGTCTGCAAACAGGTAATTTCCTTGATGGCTTCTTCTTTGATGACTTCAAGAATGGTGTAGAAGCGCCCGAACTGGGTCTGTCTGCTCAGTTCACGGCTGGAGCATCTCTGAGCCTAGGCATTGCTTCGGCTGGCGTTCGTGGTGGTATCCGGGCTGACATTACCGCTGACTGGAACGACCCTGTACCCGACAGCAAGATTTATGGAGATAAATTAGCACTCAACATCGCTCGTGGCTTAGATTGCGTCTTTGATCTCCATGGAGCCTTCAAAGCCTTTTTAGAAGCGTTTGTCGAGGTAGAACTGCTCTTTACTTCTTGGCGTGAAACCTTTGAATTAGCCTCGGTGACATTATTTGAGTTTAACCACAGTTGCCCACCAATCGAACCTGATCCTGCCGGAATTAGCAACGGCTCGAATTATGGAGACCTGGCAGCAGGTACCCTCGTGATTCATACTGGGCAGTTCACCGCTAATCGATTCCCTGGCGCAACCGATGGTGATGATGAGGTCTTGGTAACCTTACGCGACGAAAATGCCGAAAGCCGCGATTTCAATGAAGATGGTGTTCGAGACCTGGTTTGGGAAGTGAAGGTGAACGGAGACACCAAATACTTCAAGTCCAGCGATGTCTCCCAGATTTATGTCGATGGTGGCGAAGGCAACGATCGCATCACCATCAAGTCAAGCACTAGCAGTGGTCAGAATCTGGCGATCGCAACCACAATCTTGGGTGGCAATGGCGATGACCAAATTCTAGGTGGTACAGGCGCTGATGTGATTAAAGGTGGTGCTGGCAAGGATAACATCCAAGGCGGCGATGGCAATGACAACATCGAGGGGGGCGAAGGCAACGACCAAATCTTTGGCAATGTGGGTCAGGATACTGTTGATGGTGGAGTTGGCGACGATGTTCTCCACGGTGATGACCAAAATGCAGCTCAGGCTGGCCTAGTCTACGATGACGTGATCAAAGGTGGCGAAGGCAACGATCAAATCTTTGGTGAACACGGCGACGACGATATCGAGGGTGGTAACGGCAAGGATCGCATCAAGGGTGGCGACGGCATTGATACCATTAAAGGCGGTCAGGGCATCGATATTATTGATGGCGATCGCGGCAATGACGACATTGAAGGTGGTGATGATGCCGATGTGCTCTCCGGTAACGCGGGCAATGACAAAGTTCGCGGTAGTGCAGGAGATGACCAAATCACTGACTTAGAAGGTAATAACCAGCTCTATGGTGAGGGCGGCAATGACCAAATCACGGCGGGTGGTGGTAGTGACCTCCTGGATGGTGGCGCTGACAATGACACGCTGACTGCTGGAGCAGGGGATGACTACCTGGAAGGTGGTACGGGCAACGACACATTACATGCGGGTGAAGGCAGCGATCGCTTGATTGGCGGTAGCTCCACAGCCAGTGCTGGAGATGCTGATGGTGATGACCTCCTCTATGGCGAAGGCGGTGACGACATCCTTCTGGGTGACCACGGCATCATCTCTGCAGCAGGAGTAATCAGCCGCATTGGGGGTGCTGGTAACGACCAAATCTTTGGTGGTGCAGGCAATGACACGGCGGATGGTCAGGGTGGCAATGATCTGATTGAAGGTGGTATCGATCGCGATCGCCTCTTCGGCGGCACCGGAGATGACACGGTTCGGGGTCAAGAAGACAATGACTACATCGAAGGCGGCGCAGGCAGCGACCAACTGTTTGGGGGGCAAGGTGATGATGCGATCATTGGAGGTGTCTCCACTCTGGCTGATCTAGAGGGGCAACTTGATGGCAGCGATCTGATTCAAGGAGACGCTGGCAATGATGTTTTACTGGGTGACAATGGCACGATTGCGATCGCAGCTGGGGTTGTCACTGCTGTCACCACTGAAGCCCAAGGTGGCTCTGGGGCTGACCACATCTTTGGCGGTGTGGGCAACGACATCCTCTTTGGCGGTGGTCAAGGCGATCTCTTAGTCGGAGATGACGCCAACAACAGTGGTGATGACATCATCGTCGGTGACCAAGGTTTATTGGATGCAACTGAGATCCGATCGCAAGCTTCTACAGTGGCAAGTGCAAGTGGCAATGACACAATCTTCGGTAGCGGTGGCAATGACATTGCACTGGGTGGTGGTGGCGATGACCAAATCTCTGGTGATCGAGGCTTGGACATTCTCCTGGGTGATCATGGGGTTGTGACCCGCAATGGCGTTGTAGCCACAAGAATTGCCACAAGTGATCCAGAAGAGGGAGGAACCGATACGATCACAGGGGGTACCGAAGATGATGTTGCCTTGGGTGGAACGGGTGATGACAACCTGAGCGGTGGCACAGGCGCTGATATCCTCTTAGGAGATAACGGCGTGGTGGTGCGTCATGATGGCAGCTCAGAAGCCAACGACATCTTCAGCCAAGCTCCCACGTTCGGGGGTCGCGACACGATTAACGGCGATGCAGGGGATGACATTATCGTCGGTGGCTCTGGCGGCATTGATACTGCTGGCGTCAACGGAGATCAACTCTTTGGCAATGATGGCAATGATGTCGTGGTCGGTGACAACGCCCGGATTACCCGCAACAGCAGTGATGTGATTGAGCGAATCGTCACCATTCTGCCTGAGCATGGCGGAGATGACACCCTGGAAGGAAATGTAGGAGATGACATTCTCATTGGTGGTTCAGGTAGCGATCGCATTTGGTGGCACAGGCAGCGATAATATTACCGCCGGCAGTGGCAATGACCTAGTGTTTGGCGATCACGGCAAGGTGGAAGGGGTAATTGACCTTAGTGCCTTGCCCCTCAATTAAGCACAGCCACCCTTCACCTTCACCGCGATCGATACTCAAATTACCGATTGTGGGGGCGATGAGATCATTCACGGTGGTGACGGTGACGACATCATTCTAGGTCAGCAAGGTAATGATCATCTCTTTGGTGATGTAGGGGATGACGACCTGATCGGTGGTCATAACGTGGCAGGCGGTGCGGATGGCAATGACGCGATCGATAGCGGCATCGGAAATGATGTGGCTGCTGGAGATAACGCCAAAGTCAACCGCCAAGCCCAAAACCTCAGCCCTCGGATGCGAGTTCTCAAGGGTGCCATCATCTATGACGAAAATGGCAATCCCCAAGTCACCGCAGCCGCACAGCCCGACCCTACAGGCGCAGCAGGACGCAGCATCGAACTATTGGATCATGCTGTAGATACCCCCACAGAAAGATTTGGTCATGATCGGATTGCGGGTGGTGCAGGAGATGACCTGAGCTTCGGTCAACTGGGTAACGACACCATTCAAGGTGACAGCGCGATCGCAGAATCCGCGAGTACCACCGATCCTTCTGTGGAAGCTCCAACAGATGGTGATGACTACATCGAAGGAGGTGGCGGTGACGACCTGATCTTCGGCAATTTGGGTCAAGATGACATCATTGGTGGTAGTTCCAACTTGTTTGGCAACGACACCCCACAAGAACGACCTGACGGTAAAGACACGATCCTTGGTGGGGCTGGCACTCGGATCGCTCGCAACGATCCTGGAGATGCCACTGCTGAAGGCCATGCCCGGGATGCAGACACAATTGTAGGAGATAACGGCAACATCTTCCGTTTAGTCGGTACCAATGGTGTCAACAGCGGTTCATTCTTGAAGTTCACCTACGACAACTACAGCAATAATCTGCCCATTATTCCCCGCGCGATCGAACTTCTCGATTATGTTCAAGGTGGCAGTCCCAATAACCTAGGAAGTGACGACCTGATTCATGGGGAAGCAGGCGACGATACCATCCATGCTATGACAGGCAACGACGTGGTCTTTGGCGAAGGTCAAGATGACGACATCTATGGCGGCACTGGCAGCGATCGCCTCTACGGTGGCACAGGCGAAGACGGCATCATCGGCGACGATGGCAAGATCCTCACCAGTCGCAACGGTCAAACCGAGACGCTCTATGGCATCACGACCCCGAATCAGGAAATGGCCATTAGTCTCCCTGGCCCGTTCACTGGCGCAGTGATCAACATTACTGGGCGATTAAAGAAAGAAGTGGATTTAGTGGCCTTTGACCAAGGCGGTAACGATGTCATCTACGGTGGCTTAGGCGATGACTTCCTGCATGGTGGTGCAGGTGATGATGCGATCTCCGGAGCAGAAGCGCTGGCTGAGTTCTACAACAGTAACCCTGTCACTAATCTCAATCCGCTCAACTACGATCCAGTCACCCGTAAGCTCGCTGCTTACGACGCTAACAATCCTCGCCAGAAGATCAACGGCTTCTTGTTCAACTTCGAGGCCACCGATGCAGCAGGCAACAAGATCGATGATGGTAAGGACAACATCTTTGGCGACCTCGGCAATGATTGGCTTGTCGGTGGTACGCTTAACGATCGCCTGTTTGGTGGGTTGGGAGACGATGTACTCAATGCCGATGATAACCATGACACCAACGGCGGTAAGAACAACGCACCGGACGCACCGGAATTCGCGGATGGTGACTTTGCCTTCGGTGGCGGTGGCTTAGATGTGATGATTGCCAATACCGGCAACGATCGCTTATTTGACTGGAACGGGGAATTCAACACCTATGTGGTGCCCTTCAGTCCCTTCGGTGAGCCCACAGTGGTACGCGCACCGTCTCCTCAGATCTTCGAGTTCTTACTAGCTTTGGGTAAAGCCAGTGGAGCCGATCGCACCTTAGCAGAGCCGAATGGAGAATTGGGCCTCGTCACTCAGAAAGATCCTCAATGGCAGAATCAGCAAGGTAGTCCTCGCGACCCACAACCAGGTAACTTACCCGGTGTGCAACGCGATACCCAAGGCGGCCCTGAAGATGACAGTGCTTCAGGCAACTATTTCCGACGGAATGGCGCTACAGCGAATATGATACCTACCTCAAGTACCCCAACGCCTCCGCAAACAGTGACGGTTCAGGATGCTGTAACCACAGATGTATTCTTTATCAATGTACTACCAATTCTGAATTCAGGGCGGGCACATCGATAGAGTAGGCTATGAGTGGAGAAACTCAGTAGATCGCAAATTCTGTAGAAAAGGGGCTATGCATTGTCACATCTTTCTTCATAAGTAGAATAATTGCCAAAACGTTTGCCTAGTGAGCAGTTGAGCGATCGCCCAAAGGGGACAGGGAAAGGGGGCGATCGCTCAACTGAGGAAAGTACGCGGTTTCTATGCCAAACCATCATGACTGTATTTTTCGTTAATCCAAGAGATGTAGCGATCGCTTTAAGAAACCCCTAATGCTAATAGAAAGCGGTTGAATAGCAGAAGGCGTAAGGGTTTGAGGTGAGGGTAGTGCATCAATCGAATGTGGGATTGATAAAGTAGAGAGAGCCCTTCACTAGAAACCAGGTGATGCAGTGTCCTCTGTGCGGTCATGCTAAAGCTCATAAGCATGGCAAAATGCCCAACGCTCATCAACGCTATCTCTGTCCTGCTTGCCATCAAACCTTTTCTGAATCCTTTGACAGTCTCTACTATCGTCGCCATGTCAGTCCTGAACAAATTCGTCAAGTGCTGCAAACTCATAGTGAAGGTAGTAGCTTACGGGGAATTAGTCGCACAACCAAACTTGCCTACAACACAGTTGTCAGCATTGTGCGCGCTGCCAGTCAAAAAGCGCAACTAGTACAAAATCAGGAGGTGCAAGTAGTCGAGACCGAAGCAGTCACTGCCGATGAGATGTGGTCATTTGTTTCAAAAAACAGAAGCAATGTACAACCGGGGAGCTAAACAAAGGAGACTGCTGGATTGGTTTAAGTCTTGCCCCCTCTAGTGGCTTGATTCTTGCAGCTCGGGTAGGCAAACATAGCGATGCGTTCATTGCCCAATTAGTCATGAGCACCGAAGGGAGGACTGCCTGCAAACAGTTCAACACCGATGGGTGGGGCGGATATGAGCGAGTTTTACCATCGGAGATTCAACATGACATTGGCAAAGACAAAACCCAGCGCTTGGAGCGCACTAATGGAATTTTGCGACAACAAACCGGAAGATGGCTAAGCCTGCGGCACGCTACGCGAACGACGGCAGAATAAGTTTGGCAAGGTATGGGAACAAGCCAAAGTGACAACTCGGTTAGTCGTGAGTTACTTCAACTGGATTTGGCAACACAGCCGACTTACAAAACACTGCTGCTCAACGAGCAGGATTAACGACGCGATCCTGGAATTGGTATGACATTGCCATCTGCCCCACACTAATCTAATGCACTACCAGAGATTCATCTTATTGCAAAGGGCAATAGGTATCGCTATTACGAATATGCTCAACTTCTGATGGTTGTTCAGGCGATCGATTGGAAACACCCTCGCTCTTCGCTTGCGGCGATCGCATTCGATACCTACTCGCCGACGAAGTTGGCTTAGGGGAAACCATTGAAGCAGTTGCTAAACTATTGTCTCTAAAGCGATTTCAGGAGCAGCCTATGCGGTTGTCATCCGGGCCTATTTAACTGTCGTCCAACACCTGTAGTACAAGGTGTCGAATTGCTCGTTACACGTTTGTTTCCATTGTGGGCAGAAACACCGTTGACTGCCATTGGGAACTTTACCGTGTTTGTGTGTAGTGGGATGACCACAGAGGCGAAATTCCATAGACCAAGCTTGAGAGTAGATGTCTCTCTATTTTGTCTAACCCACCATCTTTTGATGCACTATCAAATTTTGAAGCCTTTTTGAAGCTTTGAATATCGCAAGTTTCAGCCCCACACGAAGCAGCTGTAATACTGTAGCGATCGGAGTGTTCTCGGTGGATGGTTTCGGGAAAGGTTCATCTCCCTCGATTTTGCAACACAAGCAAAATTAGGGGGTTGCTGAAGTATTCGATGACAAGTTAATATCCATAGGAAAGCTAGGGCAAGTAGCACGATAGGATCTATCTCCTGGGCTATCTTTCATAAATTGTTCCCACTCCTCAGGAGTCAAATTGCGATTGGCAATGCTACAGGCTTTGTTTATCCATGACGCAGGATAAATATCCCACAAAATGATCTTGTTATTCAAATTACCCGAAGCCAACGTCTTGCCATCCGGACTAAATGCCACATTCTGAACGTATTTAGTGTGACCAGCGAGAAGTACACCTATCTTCCGGCGGGTTACAACATCCCACAGGAAAATGGAATTACTTTCCATGTCGAATATGTCTGACATGGAAGCTAAAGTTTTGCCATCTGGACTGAAGGTCACCTGCTCCACGCCACTAGTATGACCCTGAAGAGGGGGTCCAATAGCCTTGCGAGTGCTTACATCCCAAAGGGAAATGGTTCCGTCGAAATTGCCTGAAGCTGAAGCTAAGATTTTGCCATCCGGGCTGAAAGCAACGCTTGTCACCTGATCAGTGTGAGCTTTAAGAGGTTGACCAAGCAACTGCCGAGTAGTCACATCCCACAGAAGAATCTCACCCTGTAGGCAGCCGTTTTCACTCCATTCATAAGCTCCGCTTCGCTCACCTTTCTTGCCACAGCTGCCTATTGCTAAGGTTTTGCCATCTGGACTTAAGGCTATGCTCGCTACTACATTACTATGAAACTTGATCGGTTTAACTAAGGGTTGTCGAGAAGTCACATCCCACAAGATGATAGTGTCCTTATCACTCGATATCAGAGTTTTACTGTCCGAGCTGAAAACTAAAATACTAATAGTGTTAGTGTGACCAGCAAGTGGTGAGCCAAGTGCCTTATGAGTAAAGGCATCCCACAAATAAATTCCACCCTGCTGACACCCTTGGCCAGTATTTCCGCAACTACCTGCTGCCAATGTTTTACCGTCCGGGCTGAAGGTTAGACTTTCTACTTCATCCTGTAGACCTTTCAAAGGCTGACCTATAGGCTGGCGAGTTGCTCTATCCCACAATTGGACTTCGCCACCTTCTTTGCAAGGACTAAATTCAACTCCACAACCTCCAGAAGCCAGTATTTTGCCATTCGGACTAAAGGCGACACCGTTCACCGAGTTGGAACTACCAGTAATAGGCTGACTTATAGAAGAAGGAGTAGAAATACTCCAAAGGCTGACTGAGCCTTGAGTGCAAAGTCCATTTGAAGCTCTCTTACTACAACTGCCCCCAGCCCACAAGGAGGTATCGGGGTTAAAGGTAAGGCTGTGAAGCTTAAAGCCGCCACGGTTGACGACGGTAGGATAGAAAAAATCAACCTTACTTGCTATGATGACAGTGTTGTCAGAAGTCCCCATAATTAACTCTTTTCCATCTCGGCTGAAGGCTACCTTAATCACTGTACTTTTGTCGCCTTCGAGAGCCTGCTGACGAGGCTTACCGGTGGTTATGTCCCATAGGATGACAGTGGTGTCTGCACTTCCTGAAGCCAAAGTTTTACTGTCTGGACTAAAAGCCAAGGTGTTCACACCAGCCTTGTGACCCTTGAGCAGTTGACGGAGCGGTTTGCGGGTAGCTACATCCCATAGTCTGATTGTGTAATCAGAATCACTGCCAAAATATATAGCTCCACCACTGCCAGAAGCCAAGATTTTACCATCTGGGCTGAATGCCAAATCATACACTGCGCTAGTGTGCTCCATGAGAGGTTGCCCAAGTGGCTTGCGGGTAGCTACATTCCACAACCGGATTTCACCCTGATCGCAAGTTCCTTCTGAGTCCCTCCCACCGCAACTGCCAGAAGCCAAGGTTTGACCATCTGGGCTGAAAGTTAATGTATGAACTGGATCATCATGACCTTTAAGGGGAGGACCAATAGGTAGTCCAGTAGCAACATCCCACAGGATGATGGTACGGTCAATGCTCCCCGAAGCCAGGATTTGACCATCTGGGCTGAATGCAACACTCTTCACAGGAGCAGTGTGGCCTTTAAGGGGCTTGCCCAGAGATTGTCTAGTAGAGATATTCCATAGTCGCACTGTGTTATCGTCTCTAGTTTGGGTGCCACTAGCTGAAGCTAGTATTTTGCCATTTGGGCTGAAGGCTACGCTGTTTACATCACTGGTGTGACCGTGCAGAAAACTAGTGAAGGGTCTGTATTGCAATGCGGTGAGCAGGAAGCTTTGTGCATCGATTGTCTTGGCAATTCGGTTCGCTTCCACACTTAACAACAAAGCTAAGTCGGGCTGTTGATCTAACTGAGTTTGAGCTTGTGCAACTAATTGGTTTGAGAAAGCAATCTTGGCACTCTGTTCAGCTTGGTTCTGTCTTATTTCAGCTTGCTGCCATTGCCAAAAAGTTCCTCCAGCTAGAATCGAGACTACTGCCAAGCTACCAGCAAGCCCAAAGATAGTACGCTTCCGTAGGCGCAACTGCTCCTTGCGGTCTCTATCCCGAAGGTCTAAACTTATCTGAATGAACACACGCTCAGCAGGGCTTAGTTCCACGGCTCGTGACGCAAGCCAACCTTCTGCCTCTGCCAAAGGCACACCACGCAACAACGCTCCTTCGTCCTTACCAGTAGCCTCCCACTGACGCAAAGATGCCCGCAGCCGCTCTTGCCAAATACGGAAGGCACGGTCAAGTTCAATCCACAGGCGCAGGCTAAACCATCCGCCAATCAACGCTTCATGCACAATCTCAACTGTCTCTTCACCCAATGCTTCGTCCCTGCTGCTGACCACGAGACGAGCATCAGCCAAGCGCGTCACTAAATCCCAGTTTTCTTCTCCCACCTCAGTGCAAGTAGCCAGACGGCGAGTATCCTCTGTTCCTTCCCCAGGACGCACTAATTGAATAAATATTCGCCGCGCCCGTTCCTTTTCTTCCTCATTGAGCCTGCCATACGCCTCCTCTGCATAGCGACTCAGGGCAGCTTCTACACCGCCAATTTCCTCGTAAGCCGCATGAGTTAGCTGAGCATCTCGCTGTTTTGCCCACAACTGATTCAGGGCAAACTCCAATAACGGCAAATCCCCCGGTTGGGTACTCACCGCATCTAGAATGCGTTGGGTCAGCCCCGACTCAATCGCTACCCCCAGCATCGCTGCTGGCTGTTCCACCGCCGCTTGCAGTTCCTCCCGATTCATCGGGCTAAGTTTCAAGTCAGCATACTGCAACGCATCCCCAAAAGGACGGTAGGAGAGTGCCTGCCCCAAAAAGTCAGCTCTCAGGGTGAGGACGAGGGTAAAATTTGGCGTGTACTTAACCGCTTCCAGCAAGCTATCTAGAAATAGTAGGCGCTCTCGTGCATCCCGACACAGGGTATACAGTTCCTCAAACTGATCGACTACCAGCAAAAAGCGATCCCCTGGATTCTTCTCCAAGATGCACGCGATCACATCTCGCAGTGCTAAGTCTCCCTGTTGCAGCGCTTTTGTCTGCTTATTAATTTCAAGCAGCTGGTCAGTTTCGCTTCGATGAGTTTCCAGCAGGGGAACAAGCTTAGCTGCTAAGTTACGGAAAGGGCGATCGCCTGGCCGAAAAGCCTCAATGAGCCAAGTCCGTTCGGAACGCAACTGAGGAATAAGACCGGCAAAAACTACCGAGGACTTGCCACTACCAGACGGGCCAATCACTGCTACCAAAAATTGTTGTTGCACCGCCTCCACCAGCATCTGTGTAAAAGCATCCCGTCCATAGAAAAAGGCGGTATCCTCTTCCCGAAATGCAAATAACCCTCGATAAGGACAAACGTTAGTGGGACGACGGCCTAAATCCTGCCATAGGGGTGGTGAGATAGCAGGATTCTGGAAAATCACGGGCAACCAACTTGCTCCTGGAAATTCATTTTCTAGCCCTTGCAGTCTTAAGCGGGCTTCTCGCACGGCTAAATATAAAGATTGTCCTTGAGCATAAGTTGGCAGAAGATGAGTTAGAAATGCTTGGGCCACTTGGTCAGGAACGGGTTCTCGCATCACAATGGTTTGCGGAATTTGCAGTTGTTGTAGTTCAAATGCTAATCCCATCCCATCACAGGAATTGAAGATCGCCAGTTGTAGACCTCGCTCAACCGCTGTTTGTAAGGCGTATCTCAGTTCCGCAATGGTCAAACTATCAGTTTGGTTAATGTAAATTCGGCCCTGCTCTTTTTCGGTGCAGCTGTGACCGGCAAAAAAGAGAATATCCCAGGTGTGTTCCCACAAGTAGCGATTGATCTCTTGTCGCTGTGGTTCCACAAGAAATTTTGTTTCAGCATCCACAAGGGTATCGAGCAATCGTTGATCATGCTGAACATCAATCCCAGTGCTGTCGCCTAAAATTGCCAGAATTCTCACTTGCTCGCGCAATCTGGGAGTTTCAGATACTACATTTGCCTGTGAGTCCGGTATACTCAATGCCACTTCTGCTCGTGGATTACGCTCAACAAGCTCCCATAAGTACCAGGGTAGTTTTAAAAGTGATGAGTTTGCCGTACGAATCAACACGCGTACCTCATCCTGCATCAAGTGTTCTAGCCAACCATCCCGAACAGGACGAAACGATTCTGATAACAGCCAGTGATTGAGCTGTGATCTGAGTGATTGGGCTAGCTTGTGGCAGTGTAAACGCTGTTGTTGGATTGAGACGTTGTAGGTGATTTTGTTGGGCTGAATACGAGTCGAGCTCAGACTGCGGTAATGCAATTGCCATTGCTGGACGGTGGCGGCTAAATTGGCATTTGGCGGTAGACTACCGTTGATCTCAATGCTGGAATGGGGCTGTTGTGAGGTGATTGTTAGCATCCCACGTACGCCTTGTTCCAGATCGCCATCCAGTCTCAGAATTGCCAATTTATCCATTGCTGCCCCTGCTTGCTTCACGGTGACATCAACCCTGCAACCATCAGAAGTTGCCAATTTCTAAACCACAAACTCTTCAATGACATTGGCGTCTCCCAGTATCAATTCCACACCGAACTGTTCTCCTGCTTCAGCATTGAAATCGAATTGGATATTCTGATTGATATCGCCTGCGGTCGCTTGCATCACGCTTGTTCCATGTTGATCAATGACTTTCATTTGCAGCGATTCTGGTAGATAGGATTGACCGCTCATCGGATGGACTTCAACCAGGATGTTGATATTACCTTCTGATTGTGGGTTGAGCTTCATGGCTAAAATGACTGATTGCTGGATAACTTGAGTTGTCAACCGAA
The DNA window shown above is from Trichocoleus desertorum ATA4-8-CV12 and carries:
- a CDS encoding calcium-binding protein encodes the protein MIPLTTNRTSNANQRMSLFDFSNVKLTPQLEATAQINLALQTGLSDGIDGGSLEVNQNLPSIKTDLEIDWGFELGTSGFYSDDLSVVLHDVRLDIGDFLGEAIAPILKAVDQALDPIRPLLDILNTKIPVLSDLSELFGSGPVTFLDAFSLFGSGGESAKDIIRVVTQIAQFVDDAAEFAAAGDVVLNFGTFDLTNLDLSAPATPGSLDFGQVRDGSGNLFSEDFSFDDALNSISGPDNTQVQNSRTVLTSLNASDGLGITFPILSPENIFKLLFGQTADLVNWQLPVLSAEFSFSQRFGPIIPPFPIFAELGGALSMFADFRVGLDTRGLQTGNFLDGFFFDDFKNGVEAPELGLSAQFTAGASLSLGIASAGVRGGIRADITADWNDPVPDSKIYGDKLALNIARGLDCVFDLHGAFKAFLEAFVEVELLFTSWRETFELASVTLFEFNHSCPPIEPDPAGISNGSNYGDLAAGTLVIHTGQFTANRFPGATDGDDEVLVTLRDENAESRDFNEDGVRDLVWEVKVNGDTKYFKSSDVSQIYVDGGEGNDRITIKSSTSSGQNLAIATTILGGNGDDQILGGTGADVIKGGAGKDNIQGGDGNDNIEGGEGNDQIFGNVGQDTVDGGVGDDVLHGDDQNAAQAGLVYDDVIKGGEGNDQIFGEHGDDDIEGGNGKDRIKGGDGIDTIKGGQGIDIIDGDRGNDDIEGGDDADVLSGNAGNDKVRGSAGDDQITDLEGNNQLYGEGGNDQITAGGGSDLLDGGADNDTLTAGAGDDYLEGGTGNDTLHAGEGSDRLIGGSSTASAGDADGDDLLYGEGGDDILLGDHGIISAAGVISRIGGAGNDQIFGGAGNDTADGQGGNDLIEGGIDRDRLFGGTGDDTVRGQEDNDYIEGGAGSDQLFGGQGDDAIIGGVSTLADLEGQLDGSDLIQGDAGNDVLLGDNGTIAIAAGVVTAVTTEAQGGSGADHIFGGVGNDILFGGGQGDLLVGDDANNSGDDIIVGDQGLLDATEIRSQASTVASASGNDTIFGSGGNDIALGGGGDDQISGDRGLDILLGDHGVVTRNGVVATRIATSDPEEGGTDTITGGTEDDVALGGTGDDNLSGGTGADILLGDNGVVVRHDGSSEANDIFSQAPTFGGRDTINGDAGDDIIVGGSGGIDTAGVNGDQLFGNDGNDVVVGDNARITRNSSDVIERIVTILPEHGGDDTLEGNVGDDILIGGSGSDRIWWHRQR
- a CDS encoding CHAT domain-containing protein, which gives rise to MDKLAILRLDGDLEQGVRGMLTITSQQPHSSIEINGSLPPNANLAATVQQWQLHYRSLSSTRIQPNKITYNVSIQQQRLHCHKLAQSLRSQLNHWLLSESFRPVRDGWLEHLMQDEVRVLIRTANSSLLKLPWYLWELVERNPRAEVALSIPDSQANVVSETPRLREQVRILAILGDSTGIDVQHDQRLLDTLVDAETKFLVEPQRQEINRYLWEHTWDILFFAGHSCTEKEQGRIYINQTDSLTIAELRYALQTAVERGLQLAIFNSCDGMGLAFELQQLQIPQTIVMREPVPDQVAQAFLTHLLPTYAQGQSLYLAVREARLRLQGLENEFPGASWLPVIFQNPAISPPLWQDLGRRPTNVCPYRGLFAFREEDTAFFYGRDAFTQMLVEAVQQQFLVAVIGPSGSGKSSVVFAGLIPQLRSERTWLIEAFRPGDRPFRNLAAKLVPLLETHRSETDQLLEINKQTKALQQGDLALRDVIACILEKNPGDRFLLVVDQFEELYTLCRDARERLLFLDSLLEAVKYTPNFTLVLTLRADFLGQALSYRPFGDALQYADLKLSPMNREELQAAVEQPAAMLGVAIESGLTQRILDAVSTQPGDLPLLEFALNQLWAKQRDAQLTHAAYEEIGGVEAALSRYAEEAYGRLNEEEKERARRIFIQLVRPGEGTEDTRRLATCTEVGEENWDLVTRLADARLVVSSRDEALGEETVEIVHEALIGGWFSLRLWIELDRAFRIWQERLRASLRQWEATGKDEGALLRGVPLAEAEGWLASRAVELSPAERVFIQISLDLRDRDRKEQLRLRKRTIFGLAGSLAVVSILAGGTFWQWQQAEIRQNQAEQSAKIAFSNQLVAQAQTQLDQQPDLALLLSVEANRIAKTIDAQSFLLTALQYRPFTSFLHGHTSDVNSVAFSPNGKILASASGTQTRDDNTVRLWNISTRQSLGKPLKGHTAPVKSVAFSPDGQILASGSIDRTIILWDVATGLPIGPPLKGHDDPVHTLTFSPDGQTLASGSCGGRDSEGTCDQGEIRLWNVATRKPLGQPLMEHTSAVYDLAFSPDGKILASGSGGAIYFGSDSDYTIRLWDVATRKPLRQLLKGHKAGVNTLAFSPDSKTLASGSADTTVILWDITTGKPRQQALEGDKSTVIKVAFSRDGKELIMGTSDNTVIIASKVDFFYPTVVNRGGFKLHSLTFNPDTSLWAGGSCSKRASNGLCTQGSVSLWSISTPSSISQPITGSSNSVNGVAFSPNGKILASGGCGVEFSPCKEGGEVQLWDRATRQPIGQPLKGLQDEVESLTFSPDGKTLAAGSCGNTGQGCQQGGIYLWDAFTHKALGSPLAGHTNTISILVFSSDSKTLISSDKDTIILWDVTSRQPLVKPIKFHSNVVASIALSPDGKTLAIGSCGKKGERSGAYEWSENGCLQGEILLWDVTTRQLLGQPLKAHTDQVTSVAFSPDGKILASASGNFDGTISLWDVSTRKAIGPPLQGHTSGVEQVTFSPDGKTLASMSDIFDMESNSIFLWDVVTRRKIGVLLAGHTKYVQNVAFSPDGKTLASGNLNNKIILWDIYPASWINKACSIANRNLTPEEWEQFMKDSPGDRSYRATCPSFPMDINLSSNTSATP